In one window of Pseudorasbora parva isolate DD20220531a chromosome 7, ASM2467924v1, whole genome shotgun sequence DNA:
- the LOC137083944 gene encoding uncharacterized protein, which yields MGCFMVAFLHAWERHRALLKTPEVVPVVPVPLDHVPVVPVLVDCVPVVPVWVVPVPVDRVPVVPVMVDRIPVVPVPVDRMQVVPVPVDHVPVVPVAVDRVPVVPVPVVPVPVVPVPVDRVLVVQVPVDRMPVVPVPVDDVLVVPVPVDHVPVDHVPVDCVPVVPVAVDRVPVVPVPVDDVPVVPVPVDRMPVVSVAVDHVPVVPVPVDDVPVVPVPVDRMPVVSVPVDRMPVVPVPVDRVLVDRVPVERVLVASVPVVGVSVETVSIRISPEFASPAHHP from the coding sequence ATGGGATGCTTCATGGTGGCAttcctgcatgcttgggaaaGGCACAGGGCCTTACTCAAAACTCCGGAGGTAGTTCCGGTGGTCCCCGTTCCgttggatcatgttccggtggtcccagttctggtggattgtgttccggtggtccctgtgtgggtggtcccagttccggtggatcgtgtgccggtggtcccagttatggtggatcgtattccggtggtcccagtgcctgTGGATCGTATGCaggtggtcccagtgccagtggatcatgtgccggtggtcccagtggcggtggatcgtgtgccggtagtcccagtgccggtggtcccagtgccggtggtccctgtgccggtggatcgtgtgctgGTGGTCcaagttccggtggatcgtatgccggtggtcccagttccggtggatgatgtgctggtggtcccagtgccagtGGATCATGTTCCAGTGGATCATGTGCCAGTGGAttgtgtgccggtggtcccagtggcggtggatcgtgtgccggtggtcccagtgccggtggatgatgtgccggtggtcccagttccggtggatcgtatgCCAGTGGTCTCAGTGGCGGTGGATcatgtgccggtggtcccagtgccggtggatgatgtgccggtggtcccagttccggtggatcgtatgCCAGTGGTCtcagtaccggtggatcgtatgccagtggtcccagtgccagtggaccgtgtgctggtggatcgtgtgccggtggaaCGTGTGCTGGTAGCCTCAGTGCCGGTGGTCGGAGTGTCTGTTGAGACCGTGTCAATTCGTATCTCccctgaatttgcctcaccggcacatcATCCTTAA